The Thermoflavifilum sp. genome contains a region encoding:
- a CDS encoding phosphoglycerate kinase, with amino-acid sequence MQDFQSFSFQGHRALVRVDFNVPLDDSLHITDDTRMRAAVPTIQKIRHDGGAVVLMSHLGRPKKGPEDKYSLRHLVKHLSELLNTEVLFAEDCVGETALSKAQALQPGQVLLLENLRFHPEEEKGDAAFARQLAQLGDVYVNDAFGTAHRAHASTAVIAQFFPPDRKMFGLLMEAEVKNAERVLHRAEKPFVAVLGGAKVSDKIGIITNLLPRVSALIIGGGMAYTFLKAQGHEVGKSLCETDKLDLAKDILQQAHQQGVEIALPVDSVVAPRLDAEAPTQIVDHTHFPADQMGLDIGPETTKRYSTLIQRARTILWNGPMGVFELKPFVKGTQAIAEAIVQATQAGAFSLVGGGDSVAALHQFGLEDRVSYVSTGGGALLEYFEGKTLPGIAAIQES; translated from the coding sequence ATGCAGGATTTTCAATCTTTTTCCTTCCAGGGACACCGAGCACTGGTACGGGTTGATTTCAACGTGCCGCTCGATGATTCATTACATATTACTGACGATACCCGCATGCGCGCGGCCGTGCCCACGATTCAGAAAATCAGACACGACGGTGGCGCCGTGGTGCTGATGTCGCATCTGGGTCGTCCGAAGAAAGGACCGGAGGACAAATATTCGCTTCGTCATCTGGTGAAACATCTGTCGGAATTGCTGAATACGGAGGTGTTGTTTGCCGAAGATTGTGTGGGAGAGACAGCCCTGAGTAAAGCACAGGCTCTTCAGCCTGGACAGGTGCTTTTGCTGGAAAATCTGCGTTTTCATCCGGAGGAGGAAAAAGGGGATGCCGCATTTGCCCGGCAGCTGGCGCAATTAGGTGATGTATATGTAAACGATGCTTTTGGTACGGCTCATCGAGCTCATGCTTCTACAGCGGTGATTGCCCAGTTTTTTCCGCCCGACAGGAAAATGTTTGGCCTCCTGATGGAAGCCGAAGTTAAAAATGCCGAACGCGTGCTGCATCGTGCAGAAAAGCCTTTCGTGGCCGTACTGGGTGGGGCCAAGGTTTCCGACAAGATCGGCATCATCACCAATCTCCTGCCGCGTGTGTCGGCATTAATCATCGGTGGGGGTATGGCCTATACCTTTCTGAAAGCGCAGGGGCATGAAGTCGGCAAATCGCTTTGCGAAACCGATAAGCTCGATCTTGCAAAAGATATCCTGCAACAGGCGCATCAACAAGGGGTAGAGATCGCCCTTCCTGTCGACTCGGTAGTAGCTCCCCGACTCGATGCAGAGGCCCCCACACAGATCGTTGATCATACGCATTTCCCGGCCGATCAGATGGGATTGGATATTGGTCCGGAAACCACCAAACGGTATAGTACACTCATCCAGCGGGCGCGCACGATTCTCTGGAATGGACCCATGGGCGTGTTTGAACTGAAGCCTTTTGTGAAGGGCACGCAGGCCATTGCAGAGGCTATCGTTCAGGCTACGCAGGCAGGTGCATTTTCACTGGTGGGTGGAGGCGACTCTGTAGCTGCACTGCATCAATTTGGGCTGGAAGACCGGGTCAGTTACGTTTCTACAGGTGGAGGAGCATTGTTAGAATACTTTGAAGGAAAAACGCTTCCCGGGATTGCAGCTATTCAGGAAAGCTAA
- the gap gene encoding type I glyceraldehyde-3-phosphate dehydrogenase translates to MAQKVKIGINGFGRIGRLAFRQIYKMEDVDVVAINDLTSPAVLAHLLKYDTAQGRFHEEVKSTDQSIIVNGEEIMIYAQKDPAQIPWGKHEVDVVLECTGHFTDKTKAEAHLKGGAKKVVISAPATGDLKTIVYNVNHHILDGSETIISCASCTTNCLAPMAQVLDEQFGIVAGLMTTIHAYTNDQNTQDAPHPKGDLRRARAAAMNIVPNKTGAAKAIGLVLPNLNGKLDGVAQRVPTITGSLTELITILKKKVTVEEVNAAMKAAANESFGYNEDEIVSSDIIGMTYGSLFDATQTKVITQGDQQLVKTVAWYDNEMSYVSQLVRTLKYFARLIQK, encoded by the coding sequence ATGGCGCAAAAAGTTAAAATCGGCATCAATGGCTTTGGACGCATTGGTCGCCTGGCTTTTCGACAAATCTATAAAATGGAAGATGTAGATGTGGTGGCTATCAACGATCTGACCAGTCCAGCCGTGCTGGCTCATCTGCTCAAATACGACACCGCACAGGGGCGTTTTCACGAAGAGGTGAAATCAACAGATCAATCTATTATCGTGAACGGCGAGGAAATTATGATTTATGCCCAGAAGGATCCGGCCCAGATCCCCTGGGGCAAACATGAGGTGGATGTAGTGCTGGAATGTACCGGACATTTTACCGATAAAACCAAGGCCGAAGCCCACCTGAAAGGGGGTGCTAAAAAAGTGGTGATTTCCGCTCCTGCCACAGGCGACCTGAAAACCATCGTGTACAATGTCAATCACCATATTCTGGATGGATCGGAAACCATCATCAGCTGTGCTTCCTGTACAACCAATTGCCTGGCTCCCATGGCACAGGTGCTGGATGAGCAATTTGGCATTGTGGCTGGATTGATGACCACCATCCATGCATATACCAACGACCAGAATACACAGGATGCTCCGCATCCCAAAGGCGATTTGCGTCGTGCCCGTGCGGCAGCCATGAATATCGTGCCCAACAAAACAGGAGCTGCTAAAGCCATTGGCCTGGTACTGCCCAATCTGAACGGTAAGCTCGATGGAGTGGCCCAGCGTGTGCCTACCATCACCGGCTCTCTCACAGAATTGATTACGATTCTGAAGAAAAAAGTGACGGTGGAAGAAGTGAACGCAGCCATGAAAGCCGCCGCTAATGAAAGTTTTGGCTATAATGAAGATGAAATCGTGAGCAGTGATATCATCGGAATGACGTATGGCTCTCTTTTCGATGCTACCCAGACCAAGGTGATTACACAGGGCGATCAGCAGCTGGTGAAAACTGTGGCCTGGTATGACAATGAAATGAGCTATGTATCGCAGCTGGTACGCACCCTCAAATATTTTGCCCGGCTGATTCAAAAATAA